The Erinaceus europaeus chromosome 17, mEriEur2.1, whole genome shotgun sequence nucleotide sequence GTAGTCAGGAATTTCAAACATGAATTTTAAGGTAATATGAGGACttatgctatttataaataaattgtacTATATTATCACTACAACACAAATTAGCCAAGCTCAATTCTTAAAATCTCACAATGGTGCAAAATTCATCAGTAAAATAGGAATaggggctttatttatttatgtatttatttataaataaatagttgcGCATGGGTGGTCAATAAGATTCCATCATGAGTAATATATAAGTTagatagcaaataaaaataagtgtgaTTTCAAAcagaatgtaaaaaaaatgttACAAGAAACTAGATTGAATAGAAACTAAAGgctcaagggccaggtggtggtgaacgtggttgagcacacgtgttacaatgagcaaggacccaggttcaaatccccaatccccacctgtagggggagaaatttgcactgtggtgaagcagggctacagatgtctgtctgcttctctgcctctccttccctctagctttctggctgtctctacccaattggtaaataaagataatatttttattttattttatttattttcctttttttttgttgtccttgctttttatcattgttgtggttattattattgttgttactgatgttgttgttggataggacagagagaaatggagaaaggaggggaagacagagagggggagggaagacctgcttcaccggcctgtgagcctgtgaagcgaatcccctgtaggtggggagccgggggcttgaactgcgctggtccttgtgctttgcgccacatgcttttAACCTGGTGCGGAACCGCCCgacttcccaataaaaaaaaatttaaaagaaatgaaaggctCACAAATATCTTTCCAATCAGTTTGAGTTAAAATTGGTATTTTCGAAACGGTTATTTGGGAACAATTTCTGGTGAAAAACCACATGAAAATAATGATCAGGCATAGATCTTATTAGCTAAtttttgacttttgatagtttgaCAAATTTAAAGGAAATTTGATGTTCTGTTATCTATTGTAATGTCATCATATATTGAAAAATCACTAGCAGTGATAACAGTGAGTCAAGCTAATTCATATACTAAAGAgataaatctttgtttttatggGAATGTAGACTTTCTCTTAAATTTATATATACTATGGCGAGAGTTTGCATGGGTTCTATATTAAAACCATTCATCGAGTGTAGATTCACTCAGCAAATGAACCAAATTCTGACATCTGAAGAGGCTACTTACTGTTTGaataggcatttttaaaagatctttatgattggggggtgggcagtagcgcagcgggttaagcacaagagaCACAAGTGCAACCACCAGCGttgggatctgggttcgagctctggATCCCCATCctcaggggcgtcacttcacaagcggtgaagcaggtttgcaggtgtctctctttctctccccctctctgtcttcctctcctctctccatttctctttgacttttccaacaacgacatctataacaacaacaataataactacaacaataaaacaacaaggggaacaaaagggaaaataataaaattttttttttaaaagatcttcctgatatattttgaaaagtatggaattgtaaccctaaAGTATATgctagtggcatacctggttggtcACACCTGTTATCAtgcgcaagggtctgggttcaagtctctcacCCCCTTGcacgggagaaagcttcatgagcattgaaacaTTTCTatggtctctcactttctctctaggCCTCTCTCtatgaaaagaaaagacaaagaggagagacatcaaggaagaaagagagagggagaggaaggggaagagggggaggaaggggaagagggggaggggaggggagggacagggggagaggtagagaaggggagggaagagagaagagggagaagggggagaggggagggagggaagagaggagagggagaagggggagaggggagggaaggaagagaggagaggggggaggggagaggggagggagggaagagagaggaaagagaaagagattactAGGAGTTGTATAATTTCAGACATAaagctctctccctttttaatattgtattctaTAATATTTGAATTGCTCACTGAttagttttaaaattaatatCATAGTGAGGGCTGGGTGATAGTCACCAGTTTCAGTGCACATGTTCTTATgttgtataaggacccaggttcaagtcccaggtcccatgTGCATATGAAGTGATGTGGTTGTCTCTCTGTTACTTGTTCACTCTCTAccacccttccttttcaatttcccttTGTTCTATAAACCAGTAaataaagccaccaggagcagtggatctgccatgcagacaccgagccccagtgatagctagCCCtgacagtagtagtagtagtaataacaataatgataatatcaTATCTTATTTAGAAAATATGCACACTTTTGAACTAGACTAACTTTCAAGTTAGGATTAAAAATCTAATAACTGATGCTGATGACATAATAAAGTTGCAGCAATAGGAATAATTGAAATGTTTTGTTCTCATGTCACTGCTAGAGGGTTGGTTTTTAACTCTACAGAAAGAGTTACTTTAACAGACAAACTTCAGTCACTGCATCTCATAGTTTCCATGGAGCTGAACTCCTATGTATAAATTAAGTCCTTGTTTACACAAGGACTCTAGAATGGCTGAGATCTAACTGAATGTCTAGATGAAGACCTTGTTAAGAAAGAGACCTCAGGTGTCTTGCTCCCCAAGGATATTAAGGTGATTAGCAGATGCCTGAAGCATTTGTGCTTAAGTATCAAGGTCTCCAAGGTTTATAAAGTCCTCTCAGCTGTCATTGCCACAACCATGTAGAGAACTTGAAACAGATTCTTCATGAGAGGTGGGTAGAAGATGCGTGTCTTATCTTTTGAGGAGTTGGGAAATAGCTCAAGTGACAGAGAACTGGACTTCCCAGTTTggttcccacttgatttctggtgcCATACCGACCAGAGTagtgctttgatttctttttctttctctcctgtgaaACAATCTCATATGCAATaaccaaataatttttttctttttctccctttctttctttcttcccttttgttgcccttgttattttttattgttgtagttattattgttgttattgatgtggttgttgttagatagtatagagagaaagagaggaggtgaaggcagagagggggagtgaatgatagacacctacagacctgcttcactgcctgtgaagagactcctctgcaggtggggagccaggggctcgaacccggatccttatgctggtccttgtgctttgcgcctcctgtgcttaacccgctttgctacttaCCGACTCCTTATAACCAAATAGTTTTAACAAAAGAACTATTTTATATTTCAATTATATGTACCTTGCAAAAAGACATGAGTCCCTTGACTTTGAAAGGCACTGGataatgtaaatatataataaaataatagaataacCAAGGCTTGTCTCCAAGGTTTATATCTACTGGGGTGAGTCCAGTGTGTTGCATGTGATCCTGCTTTTAAGTTTCTATATTAAAGCTGGTTTCATAAGGTGTAAATATTTAGATAGCTTATTTTACTAGTGAAGAGAGGTGTTTTAATTCATTAAGATTCTTAGTGTTGAGTTTAGTTTTACCTTACTACCATTAAAATGAGACACACcggggtccggtggtagcacaacaggttacatgcacgtggcatgaagcgcaaggaccagcataaggatcctggttcaagttcctggcttcacacctgcaagggagtcgcttcacaggctgtgaagcagttcagcaggtgtctctctttttctctgcctctctgtcttccccacctctctccatttccctctgtgctatccaataatgatgatatcaataacaaggacaatgtaactacaacaataaaaatggaggAACAGAATTTCGTAGGGTAACCAGTGAAAGATAACAAGATAGACAACAATGCAAACTCTGAATTATTCTCCCTTTTAGAATATATGGCAGCAcccccccacactcacacacttaatCAGTGCAACAATGTGCTATATCTATAGATATATAAGCTacactctttctttttattatttatttataaaaaggaaacactgacaaaaccataggataagaggggtacaattcccaccaccagaactccgttttCCATCCCCTCCCTACATATCTTATAGTAAAACTAATCTGACATTTCACTTCAAAAGATCTCATAAGCAACTCCATTTTTACagggtattgttttttttttaattttcaaaatggtTTATTtaatgattgctttttttttaaagacatagtTCAGTCAGCTGTCTCGTTCATTGATGGGAATGGAACGTGGGCTCTCACACCTGCAAAGAATAAGCTCTCAACACTGAGCTGCTGAAAAGTAggtcttctgtttcatttgcctCAGCAGTAGAAGATCCTAGATGAGAGACTGGGGAAAGCAGACCCAAATTCCACTgcatcttgttctttttgttagaTGTCTTTTTTACAGGCCTGATCTATGTGCTTGCACATCTTTTATCCCTACTGCTTTATTGGCAACAGAATCTTCCACTTCCATGGGAGACTTTAAGTTGGGATCTTTTTCAGGAGAGCCTGATACATATGCTTGTGCATCTCCCCAagccatctccccctctctctgcttcactaccccccccccaaagcaacAAGTTGAGCAGAAGCAAGGCATTCCAAgatccagagagacagctcatacCTGCACAGGTTCAGATGCAGGCATCATGTGGGAGATGCTACAATGCCAGAGGAAGTTCCAAATACTAgggtatctcttctttcattccattcttcttcttcttcttcttcttcttcttcttcttcttcttcttcttcctcttcctcttcctcttcctcttcctcttcctcttcctcttcctcttcctcttcctcttcctcttcctcttcttcttcttcttcttcttcttcttcttcttcttcttcttcttcttcttgcgtttgcccttcttctgtagccagtcaacagcatcaggttgagcctgaggtaaagtttcgagacctcctttgaatctggagaggtggcagtcgttgactatgtgggtcatagtctgtctggagccgcaggggcagttcgggtcgtctctggctccccagcgatggaacatagcggcgcaccggccatggcctgttcgatagcgattgaggagggcccaatcataacatgctaggtcaaagccgggttgacgcttgcaggggtctgtgatgaggtgtttgttctttatctcagctgactgccaactctgtttccaagagactggaacagagaagttcagtgtaaacATAGGGGACCAGaatgggtgatgagacgtcaagcgttggacagggtgggtgaagatatccgcgtatattggcaggtccggtcgagcgttagacgtgggaaattaacttagatgatgctgcatcccgacgaatatctggcggggcgatgttgctaagaactggcagccatggaaccggggtggaacggatggttccagaaatgatcctcatggaggaatataatttggaatcgaccaagtggacatgggggctacggaaccatcctggggcacagtattctgcagtggaatagcataatgccagagatgatgatcgtagtgtggaagcgctcgcgccccatgaggagctggccagtcttgcaatgatgtgattcctcgcgcccacctttgctgcattcTCTGAGCAGTGAAAGCTGTGAAAATCATCCTGGGGCAGCGATATCACTTATGCAGAGGGCCTTATCTccacaaaagaaagaaggaacaaaTACAAATATTTCTGCTTTGATAGCTGACCATTTATAAAATAAGCACTGTGGTCTAGTAGGTAGCTTTATCTGGTGTGAGAAAACATTGGAcactcaatcatgaggtcctaaattcaatccccagcagcacatgtactgagtgatgtctagtcctttctctctctttctctctctctcctatctttttcactaataagtaaataaagtcttaaaaacaacaacaaaaagaaaataggcACTTATATATTATAAtcacttcttttttccctctgtctctctaccagaAGATATATTTTCAGTCTCTCACATGGCTCACGGAAACGTCACTGGGGTCACAGAGTTTATTCTCATAGGTGTCACAGACCGCCCAGACCTCCAGATCCCACTCTTCTTTGTTTTCCTGTTTATCTATGGACTGACCATTGCTGGCAACATGGGCATTATCATTCTCACCACTGTTGACTCTCGACTTCAGACCCCCATGTATTTCTTCCTCCGCCATTTGGCCATCATCAATTTTGGAAACTCCACTGTCATTGCCCCGAAAATGTTGACCAATTTTTTAGTAAAGAAGAAAACCACTTCCTATTATGAATGTGCAACCCAACTTGGAGGGTTCTTGGTATTCATTATAGCTGAGATTTTCATGTTAGCTgtgatggcctatgaccgctatgtggccatctgtaaCCCCCTGCTCTACATGGTGGTGGTGTCTCGGAGAATCTGTTACCTCCTAGTCTCCCTCACATACATCTACAGTTTTTCTACATCTCTTGTGGTTTCATCTTGTGTATTCTCAATGGTGTTTTGCTCTTCCAATgtaataaatcatttttattgtgaTAATGTCCCTCTGTTGGCATTGTCCTGCACAAACACCTACATTCCAGAAAcagttgtttttatattttcagCAACAAATTTGTTTTTTTCCATGACTATAGTTATCACGTCTTATTTCAACATTGTGTGGTCCATTCTCAAGATGCGTTCagcagaaggaaggagaaaggcctTTTCTACTTGTGCTTCACACATCTTGGCGGTCACAGTTTTCTATGGGACACTTCTCTTCATGTATTTGCAACCTCAAAATAACCATTCACTAGATACTGATAAAATGGCTTCTGTGTTTTATACCTTGGTGATCCCCATGCTAAACCCCCTTATCTACAGCCTGAGAAATAAGGATGTCAAGGATGCCTTAAGGAAATTTCTATCCAATCCAAAAATTTCTTTCAAGATCATATAGTGTTAATAATCTATGGGTAAATGAAGACATCATTACGCTGATCTTCAGATGTGTCGGAGATAACAAACTTTAGATTGTTGGTTTCCAGGCTTATGGTTCACTTTGAAAATTACAAGTGGATAGGATTTGAGAAAAATTACAAGTAAACAACAATCTCTAGAGTTATGATATTACTTCAAAAACAAATTATGTTTGAATGATTTGCCAAATATTATGCAAGTGTGTCAACTGAAAAAACTATTTTGAGGATTATAGAGAGataactgtaaaataaaattgaCCAAAAAATTTGGACTAGAGAAGTCAGTCaatatttcttattctttaactgtCTTCCCCAATTCCAGACCCACAAGCTACATTTGATATTTTTGGACTACTATATCtcaaatatctatatctatctatctatctatctacctataatCTATCTACATATAAATTAAGATGTATACTTACTACTAGCTAtatccatttttttatatttattttatttgtttattcccttttgttgcccttgttgttttattattgtagttattattgttgttgtcgttgttggataggacagagagaaatggagagaggaggggaagacagagaggaggagagaaagatagacacctgcagacctgcttcaccgcctgtgaagcgactcccctgcaggtggggcgccggggttcgaacggggatccttatgtcggtccttgtgctttgcgccacctgcgcttagcccactgtactacagcccgactcccactatatCCATTTTTACAGGTAAGAATTAAATGACAAGTATCAGTAAGATAGCAAATGATCATAAGATAATATTTTTTGTACCTTATTGGAGggtttagtggtttatagtaaatacagttgttggtacatgtataaaatttctcagttttctgtaaaaacaaacaaacaaaaaaaacctcacccccagcctaggtccttctccatcatcatgAACCAGGAACTGAAAGTGCCTGCCCACTACAGAgtcctttggtgcaagacaccaaactggtccaagttctactttgtgttttccctttcttttcttacaaCTCaactctgtccatgagtgagatgatcccatattcatccttctgttcacTTAGCATGAAGCcattgagctccatccaagatgaagtgaagaaggtgaatttatctttcttaatagctgagtagtgttccgttGTGTATAATACCATaactttctaagccactcatctgttgttggacacctaggttgcttccagttttgggcGATTACatactgtgttgctatgaacataggtgtatatacagatgtttttggatTGGTGTGCTTGATTCCTTtagatctatccccaggagaggaattgcagggtcatagagtaggaccatttctagctttttgaaagttttccagactgttatccataggagttgggccaatttaccttcccacccgcagtgtgggagggttcctttgtccccacaacctctccagcatttgttgctgttcagttttgatgtatgccattcccaCAGGGGAGAAGTGggatctcattattgtctttatttgtatttctctgacaatcagtgacttctATGCTgaaaattctgttcatatcctctttctacttttggatggggttatttatgttgttgctgctgctgaatttggtgagctctttctatattttagttattagccttttgtctggtgtgtatgacatgtaaaaatctctcattctgtgagaggtctctttgtttgggtggtggtctcttttgctctgcagaagctgttaaatttgatgtagttccattgatttatgcttgttttttgtcttctttgcattTGGATTTGAGTCATAGAAGATACTTATGAACTTAGATGGAAGAGTGCcgcctatattttcctctaagtatgtgatagtttctggttttttgtttagtgaaatgaggtggttcagtttcttcCCTCTGCATATTTCAgccccatttttccaacaccatttgttgaaaagattctTCTTCCCTGAGTTAGTCGATTGGGCTCCCTTGTAGAAAATTAGatgtcctttattattattattattattatggtctggggagatgatgtcatggctggaaaagggaccagacagctggatcagggaagagagtaactcccaaatatgggaaatttgtataaatattgttgactataaaacccatcaatttgatctgatctagggcccatattcagcttaggagccttccagcctttaggcttatgattagtcaacaattatttttgtctctatatattaactctttttttcagcctctagtttccagatgctaccatgatgccaaatggactttcctgggcagatgaccctaccaatgtgtcctggagccctacttgcccagaaccccaccccactagaaaaagagaaagacgggctgggggtatggatcaacctgtcaatgtccgtgTTCAgaagggaggcaattacagaagccagacacattccaccttctgcactccataatgaccctgggtccatactcccagagggataaagaataggacagctatcagggaggggatggaatatggtgtTCTCAAGGTAggtattatgtggagttgtaccccttttatcctatgattttgtctgtgtttcttttttataaatacaaattaaaaaaagaaaagaagattagatttccataggagTGGGGTCTTATTTCTAAGCTCCTAATTCTATTTCATTAGTCAATGTGTCTagttttgttccagtgccaggcaATTTTTATTAAATGACTCTATAATAAAGCTTGAGATCTGGAAGCATAATGGCTCTAGTTCTATTCTTTTATATCAATATTCTTTTTGGTGATTTTAGATATTTTCTGGTTAAATAAACCTATAAGCACTCCTGTAAGTGTATTCTGAatacaaataaagaataaaattacaatatttttattccagttgatgtatttttcattcattttttaatacaCAGATTACTTTTATTAAATAGGATTTTGTGTTGGTTCAATTTGATTAATTAGTGTAGAGGATTctataaaatatttcctttctcctcacttttatttttccttttttagtatatagaaaaattgaaaggagattAGGTGATGggcaagaaagggggagagaaagaaagacacttgttcacgatgaaatagtgtctacttagacttagataccctccttacctaccttctattacacttccctcactcactccaaacctaaacttatcaaagcaaggactgcaaaagttgaataagggcaagagactggcatactttaacaatgactctttagtcactatcaggccaccccatcagctggggccctattcagagagtcctgagattccccaacagacatggtgggcctagacctcaaataaatccctctctccattgttactggtcatctctgtcaggcacaacacaatagacccctttgtgggaccccccaTAggcccttgtcctcaacttggatcaacaatgatacagaatgttccatcctccgaagggaggctggacaacatactctatcctacacctgaggatgatgggttgatactggggcaacttggaatgttcctactgatgaccacagagtgtgagctcagatctacagggatacagaggtcacataggctcctaagctgaatataggccccagatcacatcaaat carries:
- the LOC103110363 gene encoding olfactory receptor 8J3-like codes for the protein MAHGNVTGVTEFILIGVTDRPDLQIPLFFVFLFIYGLTIAGNMGIIILTTVDSRLQTPMYFFLRHLAIINFGNSTVIAPKMLTNFLVKKKTTSYYECATQLGGFLVFIIAEIFMLAVMAYDRYVAICNPLLYMVVVSRRICYLLVSLTYIYSFSTSLVVSSCVFSMVFCSSNVINHFYCDNVPLLALSCTNTYIPETVVFIFSATNLFFSMTIVITSYFNIVWSILKMRSAEGRRKAFSTCASHILAVTVFYGTLLFMYLQPQNNHSLDTDKMASVFYTLVIPMLNPLIYSLRNKDVKDALRKFLSNPKISFKII